In the Verrucomicrobiota bacterium genome, GACGTTGGAGGAAATGAAGTTGTCGATCTGATTGGTCTGGTTGTTGACGTCGTAGTTGCTCGACAAGGCCGTGAACTTCACCTTCGAGTTGAGTTGCTTCGCCTTGGCCTCGGCCCCGTGGGCGATCTGCACAAAGAAGGGGTTGCCTAGGTCGCCTACCGTCACGGCAACGGCGTTAAACTTTTTGTTCTGGGCCGAAGCCGGAGGGGTCAGCGCCACTGCGGTAATGAGGCTCAGAGAAGCCGCGCATAACAACCGGAGTGAATGTCGGATCATGTTATTTATAGGGGGTAAGAGAAAAGCGCTGCCCTGTGCGGGTCTTCAGCCTGCACGGTCGCGCTCCACGTATAGAAACACGTCGCTCTTAGGACGCAACATTTGTTTTCAGGGCTGCTCAGCCAAGGCTTTCGTCCGTCGCGGGATCAAAGACGTGTATCGCTTCTTCCCCTAAACCGAGCCGGACCCGATCCCCCGGCGCGGGTTCAAAAAGGGGATCCACAAGCGCATTGAGCCGAAGCTTCTCGGTCACGGCGACCTGCACCAGCGTGTTG is a window encoding:
- a CDS encoding ABC transporter; translation: MIRHSLRLLCAASLSLITAVALTPPASAQNKKFNAVAVTVGDLGNPFFVQIAHGAEAKAKQLNSKVKFTALSSNYDVNNQTNQIDNFISSNV